One Catillopecten margaritatus gill symbiont DNA window includes the following coding sequences:
- the tilS gene encoding tRNA(Ile)-lysidine synthase: protein MESFKNKDAFLKGKNIVLGLSGGIDSVVLLYYLHTHYPNKVRAVHCNHHLSTHCDEWQAFCADLCNSLGVTFKNTHLSLEKSSNVEENARKSRYLSLSSELKKDEVLCTAHHKNDQAETLLLQLFRGSGVAGLAAMPKSKPFGKGLHYRPLLTIEKSEILQYAKNNKLAWVEDDSNTNTRFRRNFLRLDVIPRLEAVYKNLTHTLARSAKHQSESLQLTQDLAKADIEQCQLIANERLQVKHLTQLKPYRIKNILRYHLSNLDFLPPADKVMQQILELLSAKEDATPLVSWGGFEIRRYQNELYFINTQITAPDNCPYHTEFKDKKYFSLRYRNEGQRIKLPNKTHSQSLKKILQEANIPPWERNTLKMYYIKDELCAMERIGYVQHAE from the coding sequence TTGGAAAGTTTCAAGAATAAAGATGCCTTCTTAAAAGGCAAAAATATCGTCCTCGGCTTAAGTGGTGGCATTGATTCAGTCGTTTTACTGTATTATCTACATACTCACTACCCCAATAAAGTCCGTGCCGTGCACTGCAACCACCACCTTTCAACCCATTGCGATGAGTGGCAGGCGTTTTGTGCAGACTTATGCAATTCTTTAGGCGTTACCTTCAAAAACACCCACCTTTCCCTTGAAAAATCGTCTAATGTGGAAGAAAATGCACGCAAAAGTCGTTATCTTTCCCTATCTTCAGAATTAAAAAAAGACGAGGTACTGTGCACTGCCCACCATAAAAACGACCAAGCAGAGACCTTGTTATTACAACTATTTCGTGGCTCTGGCGTGGCTGGATTAGCAGCAATGCCAAAATCCAAACCGTTTGGCAAAGGGCTGCATTACCGCCCACTGCTTACGATTGAAAAATCTGAAATTCTTCAATATGCCAAAAATAATAAGCTTGCTTGGGTGGAAGATGACAGCAATACCAACACTCGTTTCCGCCGTAACTTTTTAAGGCTTGATGTTATTCCAAGATTGGAAGCTGTTTATAAAAATCTCACTCATACTTTGGCACGCAGTGCAAAACACCAATCTGAATCTTTGCAACTAACGCAAGATTTGGCAAAAGCAGATATTGAACAATGCCAACTAATTGCAAATGAGCGATTACAGGTTAAACACTTGACACAACTCAAACCTTATCGCATTAAAAATATTTTGCGTTACCATTTGTCAAACTTAGATTTTTTACCCCCCGCTGATAAAGTAATGCAACAAATTTTAGAGCTACTCTCTGCCAAAGAAGACGCCACCCCGCTCGTCAGCTGGGGGGGCTTTGAAATTCGTCGTTACCAAAATGAACTATATTTCATTAATACACAAATTACAGCACCTGATAATTGCCCTTATCATACTGAATTTAAAGATAAAAAATATTTCTCCCTTCGCTACCGTAACGAAGGGCAACGCATTAAATTACCCAACAAAACCCACTCACAATCCCTAAAAAAAATCTTACAAGAAGCCAATATCCCACCCTGGGAACGCAATACTCTAAAAATGTATTACATTAAAGACGAACTATGCGCAATGGAACGCATCGGCTATGTGCAACACGCTGAATGA
- the ybeY gene encoding Endoribonuclease YbeY, with protein MVVIQNSIKDASIDEQNLTNILQKVIVDLGKGDSELLIRLVDKNEIQDLNNTYRGKNQPTNVLSFPSDLPVEIEEAILGDVVICIEVVREESKAQGKTFEHHLTHMAIHGVLHLLGYDHIENGEAETMENLEVRILDGLGINNPY; from the coding sequence ATGGTTGTTATTCAAAATAGTATTAAAGATGCATCAATTGATGAGCAAAATCTGACGAATATTTTACAAAAAGTCATTGTTGACTTGGGTAAAGGCGATAGTGAGTTGCTGATTCGACTGGTGGATAAAAATGAAATTCAAGATTTAAACAATACTTACCGTGGAAAAAATCAACCAACAAATGTATTGTCTTTTCCGAGCGATTTGCCCGTGGAAATTGAAGAAGCGATTTTGGGCGATGTGGTTATTTGCATTGAAGTGGTGCGAGAAGAGAGCAAAGCACAAGGTAAAACTTTTGAGCATCATTTGACACATATGGCTATTCACGGTGTATTGCATTTGTTAGGCTATGACCATATTGAAAATGGTGAAGCGGAAACGATGGAAAATTTAGAAGTCAGAATCCTTGATGGATTAGGGATAAATAATCCCTATTAA
- the priA_1 gene encoding Primosomal protein N', whose product MSSILEVAIPVPLNTTFDYLCDQEVAVGVRVKVPFRRKKVIGVVLAIKEKSDFDKLKNVDEVLDDTPILDKPILDFLHWSANYYHHPIGEVIATALPKNLRIGKEAIIKKVIGLPLEVSEPDFTPTNEQQDSIDTIIGSLNEYHGFLLHGVTGSGKTEVYLRIAQETLNQGKQVLVLVPEIGLTPQMIARFESRLNTRIVSIHSQRNETQKLDAYLMAKSGEAGVVLGTRSALFAPMPNLGLIIIDEEHDSSFKQQSSFRYSARDLCFVRAKQANIPVVLGTATPSLELLKQVIDKKITRLKLANRASGALLPKVSLIDMRTETGGALSALLVGKMKQHLKNSKQVMLFINRRGYAPVYFCTECGWKAECTHCDSGMIYHRHINRLKCHHCGDEQMPQPTCPECKQSTLEVFGYGTERLEETLSSHFPNTPIIRIDRDTTRRKKAFEQHLKQINSGEPCIIVGTQMLAKGHDFSNLAMVGVLDIDGGLLSNNFRATEYLAQLLIQVSGRAGRTGDQGEVAIQTRYPEHPIFNFVLSNRYTQFANILLKQRTQALMPPFSQQALLCANAKNKQLAEDFLHEAVALLKRIKIDSVEIWGPVANSIEKKSDYYYFNVYLQSINRKDLHQMLSTFNQHTDTLKLKNKVRWYLDVDPIE is encoded by the coding sequence TTGTCATCAATCCTTGAAGTTGCCATTCCCGTCCCACTTAACACAACTTTTGATTATTTGTGCGATCAAGAAGTGGCTGTTGGCGTGCGTGTCAAAGTGCCGTTTAGGCGCAAAAAAGTCATCGGTGTAGTGCTTGCAATAAAAGAAAAAAGCGATTTCGACAAATTAAAAAATGTGGATGAAGTTTTGGATGACACGCCAATTTTAGACAAGCCCATCCTTGATTTCCTGCATTGGTCGGCAAATTATTACCATCACCCAATCGGCGAAGTGATTGCCACCGCCCTACCCAAAAATCTACGCATCGGTAAAGAAGCCATTATCAAAAAAGTCATCGGACTCCCTCTTGAAGTCAGCGAGCCTGATTTCACCCCTACCAATGAACAACAAGATTCAATTGATACAATTATTGGCTCTTTAAACGAATATCACGGCTTTCTACTCCACGGTGTGACAGGCAGCGGTAAAACCGAAGTCTATTTACGCATCGCCCAAGAAACCCTTAACCAAGGCAAGCAAGTATTAGTCCTTGTGCCCGAAATTGGACTCACGCCACAAATGATTGCACGCTTTGAGTCCAGACTGAATACCCGTATTGTTTCCATCCACTCACAACGCAATGAAACGCAAAAATTAGATGCTTATTTAATGGCAAAAAGTGGCGAGGCTGGCGTGGTGTTAGGCACTCGAAGTGCACTTTTTGCCCCGATGCCAAACCTCGGATTAATCATCATTGACGAAGAACACGACAGTTCTTTCAAGCAACAATCCAGTTTCCGTTACTCTGCCAGAGATTTATGTTTTGTTCGTGCCAAACAAGCTAATATCCCTGTTGTACTCGGCACAGCAACGCCGTCATTAGAATTATTAAAGCAGGTAATAGACAAAAAAATCACCCGCTTAAAACTTGCCAATCGTGCCAGCGGTGCATTGTTGCCAAAAGTGAGTTTAATCGATATGCGCACCGAAACTGGTGGTGCGTTATCCGCTTTGTTAGTCGGCAAAATGAAACAACACTTAAAAAACAGCAAGCAAGTGATGCTGTTCATCAACCGCCGTGGCTACGCCCCCGTGTATTTTTGCACCGAATGTGGCTGGAAAGCAGAATGCACTCATTGCGACTCAGGAATGATTTACCACCGCCACATCAACCGCCTAAAATGCCACCATTGTGGTGATGAACAAATGCCACAGCCTACCTGTCCAGAGTGTAAACAATCAACTTTAGAAGTTTTTGGTTACGGCACTGAGCGCCTAGAAGAAACCCTCTCATCGCACTTTCCAAACACACCAATTATCCGTATCGACCGCGATACCACACGACGCAAAAAAGCCTTTGAACAACACTTAAAACAAATCAATTCGGGGGAACCCTGCATCATCGTCGGCACCCAAATGCTCGCCAAAGGACACGATTTTTCCAACCTCGCCATGGTCGGTGTTTTAGACATCGACGGTGGATTATTATCCAACAATTTCCGTGCCACAGAATACTTAGCCCAACTTCTTATCCAAGTCTCAGGTCGTGCAGGCAGAACTGGCGACCAGGGCGAAGTCGCCATCCAAACCCGCTACCCTGAGCACCCAATTTTCAATTTCGTCCTCTCCAATCGCTACACCCAATTCGCCAATATCCTACTCAAACAACGCACCCAAGCACTGATGCCCCCCTTCTCGCAACAGGCTTTACTCTGTGCCAACGCCAAAAACAAACAACTCGCCGAAGATTTTCTACACGAAGCCGTCGCCCTACTCAAACGCATCAAAATAGACAGTGTGGAAATTTGGGGTCCAGTTGCCAATAGTATTGAAAAAAAATCCGACTATTATTATTTCAATGTTTATCTACAATCTATCAACAGAAAAGATTTGCACCAAATGTTATCGACTTTCAATCAACACACCGACACACTCAAACTCAAAAACAAAGTGCGCTGGTATTTGGATGTTGATCCAATAGAATAA
- the parD4 gene encoding Antitoxin ParD4, whose protein sequence is MQRKTITITSEQESWVKSQINTGHYGNDSEYICDLIRSDQQQKTKISVLQSALIKGEQSGVSQVRMDTILMNAKKRHHV, encoded by the coding sequence ATGCAAAGAAAAACAATTACTATTACCTCCGAACAGGAGTCTTGGGTTAAATCTCAAATCAACACGGGGCATTATGGCAATGATAGTGAGTATATTTGTGATTTAATTCGTTCAGATCAACAACAAAAAACCAAAATTTCCGTATTGCAATCAGCTCTTATTAAAGGCGAACAGAGTGGTGTCAGTCAAGTGCGTATGGATACAATTTTGATGAATGCTAAAAAACGCCATCATGTATGA
- the bioA gene encoding Adenosylmethionine-8-amino-7-oxononanoate aminotransferase has product MDAFDNQHIWHPYAKVPNHIPTHLVESAEGVYLTLASGKQVIDGMSSWWSAIHGYNHPVLNQAVNEQLKKMSHVMFGGLTHQPAIDLAKTLVNITPDNLTKVFFSDSGSISVEVALKMALQYWHNKKQPNKQKIITIRGGYHGDSFGAMSVCDPDNGMHHLFKGILTQQYFVKSPSMVVMDEALADLETTLKENSDSIAAMILEPVVQGAGGMRIYNPQYLTKAKALCKQYKALFILDEIATGFGRTGELFALEYVDVEPDILCLGKALTGGYMTLAATLTSDEIANTVGTLMHGPTFMANPLACAVANASIELLLNEPWQDNIARIEKHFYTHLSPLSQNEKVASVRILGAIGVVEMVDEIEVEKVQNQLIENGVWLRPYGKLLYTMPPFVISDDELSILTQTIKKIVEQR; this is encoded by the coding sequence ATGGATGCGTTTGATAATCAACATATCTGGCATCCTTATGCCAAAGTTCCCAATCACATTCCCACGCATTTAGTTGAATCTGCCGAAGGTGTTTATTTAACATTGGCAAGCGGAAAACAGGTGATTGACGGGATGAGTTCGTGGTGGAGTGCGATTCACGGCTACAATCATCCTGTTTTAAATCAAGCGGTTAATGAGCAATTGAAAAAAATGTCACATGTGATGTTTGGTGGCTTGACCCATCAACCTGCGATTGACCTTGCCAAAACACTGGTTAATATTACCCCCGATAATTTAACCAAGGTGTTTTTTAGCGATTCAGGTTCAATCTCTGTCGAAGTTGCCTTGAAAATGGCATTGCAATATTGGCACAATAAAAAACAACCCAATAAACAAAAAATCATTACTATTCGTGGTGGTTACCATGGCGATTCGTTTGGTGCAATGAGTGTCTGCGACCCTGATAATGGTATGCACCATTTATTTAAGGGCATTTTGACACAACAATATTTTGTCAAAAGCCCCTCAATGGTCGTAATGGATGAAGCACTTGCAGATTTAGAAACCACACTCAAAGAAAATTCCGACTCAATCGCAGCGATGATTTTAGAGCCTGTGGTGCAGGGAGCAGGCGGTATGCGAATTTACAACCCACAATATTTAACCAAAGCCAAAGCCCTGTGTAAACAATATAAAGCACTCTTTATCTTAGATGAAATCGCCACAGGTTTTGGCAGAACAGGCGAACTATTTGCCTTAGAATATGTTGATGTTGAGCCCGATATTCTCTGTCTTGGAAAAGCCCTTACTGGCGGTTATATGACCCTCGCTGCCACACTCACCAGCGATGAAATCGCCAACACAGTTGGCACCTTGATGCATGGCCCAACCTTTATGGCAAACCCACTCGCCTGTGCCGTGGCAAATGCCAGTATCGAACTCCTGCTCAACGAACCATGGCAAGACAACATCGCCCGTATCGAAAAACATTTTTACACGCATTTATCTCCCCTTAGTCAAAATGAAAAAGTAGCCAGCGTTCGCATTTTAGGTGCCATTGGCGTGGTTGAAATGGTCGATGAAATTGAGGTAGAAAAAGTCCAAAACCAACTGATTGAAAATGGTGTTTGGCTTCGACCGTATGGTAAATTACTTTATACAATGCCACCGTTTGTCATTAGCGATGATGAATTATCCATACTCACACAAACCATAAAAAAAATAGTTGAACAGCGTTAA
- the gph gene encoding Phosphoglycolate phosphatase yields MKKFNPKLIMIDVDGTLVDSVPDLAYCVDELMATMGREKWGEAKVRHWVGNGVPKLVERSLTGELEGTVNQADFDKAYPIFLDLYAENTSGRSSLYPGVQEGLDYMKAQGYTLGCVTNKAKQFTLPILKDLGIFDYFGIVVSGDTLAKKKPDPLPLLHSAEFFGIDPKDSMMLGDSISDVKASRAAGFDIICMSYGYNHGNDIRDANPDVVIDSMAELTKYL; encoded by the coding sequence ATGAAAAAATTTAACCCAAAACTTATTATGATTGATGTCGATGGCACTTTGGTCGATAGCGTGCCAGATTTGGCGTATTGCGTCGATGAACTAATGGCGACAATGGGGCGCGAAAAATGGGGCGAAGCCAAAGTGCGTCACTGGGTCGGTAATGGCGTGCCAAAATTGGTAGAGCGTTCGTTGACAGGCGAGTTAGAAGGCACAGTTAATCAAGCAGATTTTGACAAAGCTTATCCAATTTTCTTGGATTTATACGCCGAGAATACTTCGGGGCGTTCGTCGCTTTATCCAGGGGTGCAAGAGGGTTTGGATTATATGAAAGCACAAGGTTACACCTTGGGTTGTGTAACTAACAAGGCGAAGCAATTTACTTTACCCATTTTAAAGGATTTGGGTATTTTTGATTATTTTGGCATCGTCGTTTCTGGCGACACTTTAGCTAAGAAAAAACCTGACCCATTGCCGTTATTACATTCGGCAGAATTTTTTGGCATTGACCCAAAAGATTCAATGATGTTAGGCGATTCAATCAGTGATGTAAAAGCCTCGCGCGCCGCAGGGTTTGATATTATTTGTATGTCGTATGGCTACAATCACGGTAACGACATCCGTGATGCCAATCCAGATGTGGTGATTGATTCAATGGCTGAATTAACAAAATATCTATAA
- the proC gene encoding Pyrroline-5-carboxylate reductase produces the protein MEKTTTIGFIGAGNMAYALISGLCNGEFSAKNIKVCDKDEALLAQRKSEFGIETFVDNTQMVRQCDVIVLAVKPQILSIVCQELQAHINHNPLMISIAAGAKSTSINQWLGGNAPIVRTMPNTPALLGMGATGMMANDAVSDGQKKLTEQILGSVGECFWVAEETMLDAVTALSGSGPAYFFLMIESMTNAGVALGLDQEIAKKLSIQTALGASMMADQSEDSAHELRAQVTSKNGTTQAAIESFQDQNFEAVVSHAMRSAFDRAKEIGFELDK, from the coding sequence ATGGAAAAGACAACAACAATCGGTTTTATTGGTGCAGGAAATATGGCGTATGCTTTAATTTCTGGATTATGTAATGGTGAATTTTCAGCAAAAAACATCAAAGTCTGTGATAAAGACGAGGCTTTGTTAGCACAAAGAAAATCTGAATTTGGAATTGAAACTTTTGTCGATAATACGCAAATGGTTAGGCAATGCGATGTTATTGTCCTTGCCGTCAAACCGCAAATACTCTCAATAGTTTGCCAAGAATTACAAGCTCATATCAATCACAACCCCCTAATGATTTCTATTGCAGCAGGTGCCAAATCAACCAGCATCAATCAATGGCTCGGTGGCAATGCACCGATTGTTCGCACGATGCCAAACACCCCTGCACTCTTAGGGATGGGGGCAACGGGAATGATGGCAAATGATGCAGTTAGTGATGGACAAAAAAAATTAACCGAACAAATTTTAGGCTCTGTTGGCGAATGTTTTTGGGTGGCAGAAGAAACAATGTTAGATGCAGTTACCGCACTTTCTGGTAGCGGTCCAGCGTATTTCTTTTTAATGATTGAGTCAATGACGAATGCGGGTGTCGCACTTGGACTTGACCAAGAAATTGCCAAAAAACTCAGCATTCAAACCGCCCTAGGTGCCAGTATGATGGCAGACCAAAGTGAGGATTCTGCCCACGAATTGCGTGCCCAAGTTACCTCAAAAAACGGCACAACACAAGCGGCAATTGAATCTTTTCAAGACCAAAATTTTGAGGCTGTGGTCTCTCACGCAATGCGCTCTGCTTTTGACCGTGCCAAAGAAATTGGCTTTGAATTGGACAAATGA
- the rsmE gene encoding Ribosomal RNA small subunit methyltransferase E, producing the protein MKNPRLYQNTPINVNDDLTLDAYASHHLMKVLRFPQGQTVTLFNGDGANYSAEVLKTKKECIVKILEKTENLSESKLNLTLVQGIAKGEKMDFLIQKAVELGVNKIIPIFTDHCVVRLKGEKLTKRHTHWQKIVIGACEQSGRSIVPEVVAPMKLDDFLQQPITNGFVLHHRCKKTLLELELVNEATILIGPEGGLSEVEITQATQAGCQPLLLGSRVLRTETASLVAIANMQLLWGS; encoded by the coding sequence ATGAAAAACCCACGACTTTACCAAAATACCCCGATTAATGTTAATGATGACTTAACGCTGGATGCCTACGCCTCACACCATTTGATGAAGGTTTTGCGTTTTCCACAAGGGCAAACTGTCACTTTATTTAACGGCGACGGTGCAAATTATAGTGCCGAAGTGTTAAAAACAAAGAAAGAGTGCATTGTTAAAATTTTAGAGAAAACCGAAAACCTCTCTGAGTCAAAACTCAATTTAACCTTAGTCCAAGGTATCGCAAAAGGTGAAAAAATGGATTTTTTAATACAAAAAGCGGTTGAACTCGGTGTCAACAAAATCATCCCCATTTTCACCGACCACTGTGTCGTTCGACTCAAAGGCGAGAAATTAACAAAACGCCACACACATTGGCAAAAAATTGTCATCGGTGCTTGCGAACAATCTGGTCGCTCCATCGTGCCAGAAGTCGTTGCTCCAATGAAATTAGACGATTTTTTACAACAACCAATTACTAATGGTTTTGTTTTACATCATCGTTGCAAAAAAACCCTACTAGAATTGGAATTAGTGAATGAAGCCACCATCTTAATCGGTCCCGAAGGTGGACTTAGCGAGGTAGAAATCACCCAAGCCACTCAAGCGGGTTGCCAACCTTTATTGCTGGGTTCTCGAGTGTTGAGAACGGAAACTGCCTCGTTAGTGGCGATTGCTAATATGCAATTATTATGGGGCAGTTAG
- the pepP gene encoding Xaa-Pro aminopeptidase, protein MINQYRQQKLLNQLNDGAVAIIATNPEQTRNNDVLYPFRPHSDFWYLTGFTEPESVAVFTKETYIIFLREKDPKREIWDGERLGIGAAPQALKANQAYPISALKTQLPQLIKKATTIYYDFKPCSLDDAIMECLGVAKTHSLGEYLHEMRLFKEKSEIALMQKAADISVETHKMAMQQTQAGLFEYEVASIFDGNFRKYNAEHAYTPIVAGGENACVLHYIENNQELKEGDLLLIDAGSEVEGYASDITRTFPINGKFSEAQRQIYQIVLDAQLAAIAAIKPGATITMPHKIASQIIQQGLIDLGILAKNGDLKQFYMHGTGHWLGLDVHDVGRYQQDNQDRKYEAGMVTTVEPGIYIRKSDKIDAKYWNIGIRIEDDVLVTEDGNRVLTQALAKEIDEIEKIMK, encoded by the coding sequence ATGATAAATCAGTACAGACAACAAAAATTACTTAATCAATTAAATGACGGTGCGGTAGCAATTATTGCCACCAACCCTGAGCAAACTCGTAATAATGATGTGCTTTATCCGTTTCGCCCACACAGTGATTTTTGGTATTTGACGGGGTTTACTGAACCTGAATCGGTGGCGGTTTTTACCAAAGAAACCTATATAATTTTCTTGCGAGAGAAAGATCCGAAACGAGAGATTTGGGATGGTGAACGCTTGGGAATTGGTGCTGCACCACAGGCTTTAAAGGCAAATCAAGCCTATCCGATTAGTGCATTGAAAACGCAATTGCCGCAGTTAATAAAGAAAGCAACTACTATTTATTACGACTTTAAACCTTGTTCGTTAGATGATGCGATTATGGAGTGTTTGGGAGTGGCAAAAACACACTCTTTAGGCGAATATTTACACGAAATGCGTTTGTTTAAAGAAAAAAGTGAAATTGCGTTGATGCAAAAAGCGGCGGATATTTCGGTAGAGACGCACAAAATGGCGATGCAACAAACCCAAGCGGGATTATTTGAGTATGAAGTGGCAAGTATTTTTGATGGGAATTTTAGAAAATATAATGCTGAACATGCCTATACACCAATTGTAGCGGGGGGTGAAAATGCCTGCGTGTTACATTATATTGAGAATAATCAAGAATTGAAAGAGGGGGATTTATTGTTGATTGATGCGGGTAGCGAAGTAGAAGGCTATGCATCGGACATTACCCGCACTTTCCCAATTAACGGGAAATTCAGCGAAGCGCAACGACAAATTTATCAAATTGTTTTAGATGCACAACTTGCAGCGATTGCAGCGATTAAACCAGGTGCAACGATTACTATGCCACATAAAATTGCATCGCAAATTATTCAACAAGGTCTGATTGATTTGGGAATTTTGGCAAAAAATGGTGATTTAAAACAATTTTATATGCACGGTACGGGGCATTGGCTCGGGCTAGATGTCCACGATGTCGGGCGTTATCAACAAGACAATCAAGATAGAAAATACGAAGCGGGGATGGTAACGACAGTGGAACCCGGTATTTATATCCGTAAGAGTGATAAAATTGACGCCAAATATTGGAACATCGGTATTCGCATTGAAGATGATGTGCTGGTTACTGAGGATGGAAATCGGGTGCTGACACAGGCGTTAGCGAAAGAAATTGATGAAATAGAGAAAATAATGAAATGA
- the trpD_2 gene encoding Anthranilate phosphoribosyltransferase, with translation MNIQEAIKAVIAKQDLSEAQMHSVMSDIMTGKTEDAQIGGFLVGLSMKGETVAEITAAAKVMRSLVTGVKLHNPKHLVDTCGTGGDGLGLFNISTACAFVVAAAGAQVAKHGNRSISSKSGSADVLEAAGVNLDMTPEAISKSVQKIGVGFMFAPAHHSAMKHAIGARKSLAVRTIFNVLGPLTNPAKAPHQVMGVYDKNLIEPIANVLKSLGSKHVMVVHSKDGLDEISIADDTFVAELKDGKVTTYTVNPTDFGLPLGDLNDIKAEDAESSLTLIQNALDGVEGAGKNIIALNAGAAIYVSGVANSLQAGIDKAVQILNSGVAHQKLDDFVKESTGC, from the coding sequence ATGAATATACAAGAAGCAATAAAAGCAGTCATTGCCAAGCAAGATTTGAGCGAAGCACAAATGCACAGCGTGATGAGCGATATTATGACAGGCAAAACTGAGGATGCACAAATTGGTGGTTTTTTGGTTGGTTTGTCAATGAAAGGCGAAACCGTTGCTGAAATTACAGCGGCGGCAAAAGTGATGCGTTCGTTGGTAACGGGTGTTAAACTCCATAACCCAAAACATTTGGTAGATACCTGTGGTACGGGCGGTGATGGGCTCGGTTTGTTCAATATTTCCACGGCTTGCGCCTTTGTCGTCGCAGCAGCGGGTGCACAGGTTGCCAAACATGGTAATCGCAGTATTTCTTCTAAATCAGGCAGTGCCGATGTGTTGGAAGCAGCGGGTGTTAACTTGGATATGACCCCCGAAGCAATTAGCAAATCGGTGCAAAAAATTGGCGTTGGTTTTATGTTTGCCCCCGCCCATCACTCGGCAATGAAACATGCCATCGGGGCGAGAAAATCTTTAGCCGTTCGCACGATTTTTAATGTGCTAGGCCCACTGACCAATCCTGCTAAAGCACCCCATCAAGTGATGGGCGTGTATGACAAAAATTTAATTGAACCGATTGCAAATGTGCTAAAAAGTTTAGGGTCTAAGCATGTAATGGTGGTGCATTCTAAAGATGGGCTGGATGAAATTTCAATTGCCGACGATACCTTTGTGGCAGAACTCAAAGACGGTAAAGTAACGACTTATACCGTTAACCCAACGGATTTTGGCTTGCCGCTGGGTGATTTAAATGACATTAAAGCAGAAGACGCAGAAAGCTCGCTCACGCTAATTCAAAATGCACTAGATGGTGTAGAAGGTGCAGGGAAAAATATCATTGCCTTAAATGCAGGTGCGGCGATTTATGTATCAGGCGTGGCAAATTCGCTACAAGCAGGCATTGATAAAGCGGTGCAAATTTTAAACAGTGGCGTGGCACATCAAAAACTTGATGACTTCGTCAAAGAAAGCACAGGATGTTAA
- the orn gene encoding Oligoribonuclease, whose product MTSSKKAQDVKMSDRETNLIWIDLEMTGLLPESDVIIEIATIVTDKDLNILAEGPALAIHQSDALLNGMDEWNTEHHTNSGLVKRVKESLVSTEQAEIETIEFLKEWVNEGASPMCGNTICQDRRFLYNTMPTLEKFFHYRHIDVSTLKELIKRWKPDAALVREGESEHLALADIRESIRELKHYRNTFINV is encoded by the coding sequence ATGACTTCGTCAAAGAAAGCACAGGATGTTAAGATGAGCGATAGAGAAACAAATTTAATTTGGATTGATTTGGAAATGACGGGTTTATTACCAGAAAGCGATGTTATTATTGAAATTGCCACAATTGTAACCGATAAAGATTTGAATATTTTGGCAGAGGGTCCTGCCCTGGCCATTCATCAAAGCGATGCACTTTTGAACGGAATGGATGAGTGGAATACCGAGCATCATACGAATTCTGGCTTGGTTAAACGCGTTAAAGAAAGCCTAGTTTCCACTGAGCAAGCTGAGATTGAAACCATAGAATTTTTAAAAGAATGGGTCAATGAAGGTGCCTCGCCGATGTGTGGCAATACTATTTGTCAAGACCGTCGTTTTCTTTACAATACTATGCCGACTTTAGAAAAATTCTTCCACTATCGCCACATCGATGTTAGCACCTTGAAAGAGTTAATTAAACGCTGGAAACCCGATGCTGCCTTAGTGCGTGAAGGCGAATCTGAGCACTTGGCGTTGGCAGATATTCGTGAGTCTATCAGAGAACTCAAACATTACCGCAACACTTTTATTAATGTCTAA